The Enterococcus sp. 7F3_DIV0205 genome has a window encoding:
- a CDS encoding DUF916 and DUF3324 domain-containing protein produces MKKQYIFIVFLLTYIGLFNFLPVSTYAEDSKAATGFVYEVIKPENQLDDSNYFNLKMNPGQKQKLQIKFTNEFSSDNIVSVKINGAKTNSNGVVEFGPSKLEKDASLKYDLTSIATAPDKITIPAKGSALLDIDLTMPDSSYDGIITGGIQLQDITNEGKKSKEPKGTIVNKYAYIIGVVLKETDTPVEPDLSLNKVYPDLKNFRNSIMINFSNTQANFLDDMTVDAQITSNKSEEVLYDTKKAGMRMAPNSMIDFPVSMQGEKMIPGDYKAKILVTSGEKKWSWVKEFKITNEQADKFNAEDLGQIQEQGINWQIVVGIIIGVVVLVVIVFFVVRKLSKKGKKKKKKKSKK; encoded by the coding sequence ATGAAGAAACAGTATATTTTTATAGTTTTTTTATTAACATACATAGGACTATTTAACTTTTTACCAGTATCAACATATGCAGAAGACTCGAAAGCTGCAACAGGATTTGTTTATGAAGTAATCAAGCCGGAAAATCAATTAGATGATTCAAATTATTTTAACTTAAAGATGAATCCAGGGCAAAAACAAAAACTACAAATAAAATTTACGAACGAATTTTCAAGTGATAACATTGTCAGCGTGAAAATCAATGGCGCAAAAACAAATAGTAATGGTGTAGTTGAATTTGGTCCAAGTAAATTAGAAAAAGATGCCTCATTAAAATATGATCTAACTTCTATTGCTACGGCTCCAGACAAAATCACCATTCCCGCAAAAGGAAGTGCGCTGTTGGACATTGATCTTACAATGCCAGACTCTTCTTATGATGGCATTATCACAGGTGGGATTCAATTGCAAGATATCACAAACGAAGGAAAGAAAAGCAAGGAACCTAAAGGAACGATTGTTAATAAGTATGCGTATATTATTGGTGTTGTATTAAAGGAAACGGACACACCTGTTGAACCAGATTTATCATTAAATAAAGTCTATCCTGATTTGAAAAATTTCCGTAATAGTATCATGATCAATTTTTCAAACACACAAGCTAATTTCTTGGATGATATGACTGTTGATGCACAAATAACAAGTAATAAAAGTGAAGAAGTACTTTATGATACAAAAAAAGCTGGAATGAGAATGGCGCCAAACTCTATGATCGATTTTCCTGTTTCGATGCAAGGAGAGAAAATGATTCCAGGCGACTACAAAGCCAAAATCCTTGTCACTTCTGGTGAGAAAAAATGGAGTTGGGTGAAGGAGTTCAAAATTACCAATGAGCAGGCAGATAAATTTAATGCCGAAGATTTAGGACAAATTCAAGAACAAGGAATCAATTGGCAAATTGTTGTTGGAATTATCATAGGTGTTGTTGTACTAGTGGTTATCGTATTTTTTGTTGTACGAAAACTGTCAAAAAAAGGCAAGAAAAAAAAGAAGAAAAAGAGCAAAAAATAA
- a CDS encoding WxL domain-containing protein, which translates to MKHTHKLSGAALLAVLGVALAVPTATKAEANPWASKGSVEFDKDTSDSGDITVPDTDTDITITEPTPNTEDKDMKINAATDLDFDKHTDLYDGKAKEYNAKKFSTTNKENGEAIEMQHFVRFQDYRATTDHKYTVSAAMTSPFTNNGMVLEQASIIYNNLRTLTSKKDANQDLIPVGTATGAVTLTSDGASQTFVSNTDPKKGFGQFDLLFGTNETAEDSVKLSIPAGVTIAKGIYTADITWTIADVPAAAE; encoded by the coding sequence ATGAAACACACACACAAATTATCAGGAGCAGCTTTATTAGCAGTATTAGGAGTAGCTTTAGCTGTACCAACAGCAACAAAAGCGGAAGCAAACCCATGGGCATCAAAAGGTTCAGTAGAATTTGATAAAGATACATCTGACTCAGGCGATATTACTGTTCCAGATACGGACACAGATATCACAATTACAGAACCAACACCAAATACTGAAGACAAAGACATGAAAATCAATGCTGCAACAGATTTAGACTTTGACAAGCACACTGATTTATATGATGGTAAAGCAAAAGAATACAATGCTAAAAAATTCAGTACAACAAACAAAGAAAATGGCGAAGCTATTGAAATGCAACACTTTGTACGTTTCCAAGATTATCGTGCAACAACAGATCACAAATATACTGTATCTGCAGCAATGACGTCACCTTTTACAAACAATGGTATGGTTTTAGAGCAAGCTTCTATTATTTATAACAACTTAAGAACGTTGACTTCTAAAAAAGACGCTAACCAAGATTTGATTCCTGTAGGAACTGCAACTGGAGCAGTAACATTAACTTCAGATGGTGCTTCTCAAACATTCGTTTCAAATACAGATCCTAAAAAAGGTTTTGGACAATTTGACTTATTATTTGGTACTAACGAAACAGCAGAAGACTCTGTTAAATTAAGCATTCCAGCAGGTGTTACAATTGCTAAAGGTATTTATACAGCCGATATCACTTGGACAATTGCTGACGTACCAGCAGCTGCTGAATAA
- the lepB gene encoding signal peptidase I — MINRLSEKKEPHRGKASAKKKPSHKPLSTQQLKKRQLKLQKQRRMRIIKNVLLAILALFSLWFLFNIRTHYVDGESMMPTLRNKDRVLIAKTKKVDRYAIVTLKPKNKPNEMYIKRVIGMPGDVIWLDKGDLYINHQIPKKPSSLKKEQLPDGTIKVKIDPLVSMELSEKKKIPDEYYFVMGDNRNNSLDSRKFGLVNQSQIEGKLILRYTPINKLGLVN, encoded by the coding sequence GTGATCAATCGATTATCAGAAAAAAAAGAACCGCACAGGGGAAAAGCATCAGCTAAAAAGAAACCTTCTCATAAGCCGTTATCTACACAACAGCTAAAAAAACGTCAATTAAAATTACAGAAACAAAGAAGAATGAGAATAATAAAGAATGTTTTATTGGCAATTTTAGCTTTGTTTAGTTTATGGTTTTTATTTAATATACGCACGCATTACGTGGATGGAGAATCTATGATGCCTACTTTACGAAATAAAGATCGAGTACTCATCGCTAAAACAAAAAAAGTCGACCGCTATGCAATCGTGACACTAAAACCAAAGAATAAACCTAATGAAATGTATATAAAACGCGTGATCGGCATGCCAGGTGATGTGATTTGGTTAGATAAAGGTGATCTGTATATCAATCATCAGATTCCAAAAAAACCTTCATCCTTAAAAAAAGAACAATTGCCAGATGGCACAATTAAAGTGAAGATCGATCCGCTAGTGAGCATGGAATTATCTGAAAAGAAAAAAATTCCAGATGAGTATTATTTTGTTATGGGAGATAATCGAAATAACTCACTAGACAGTAGGAAATTTGGTCTAGTAAATCAAAGCCAAATTGAAGGGAAACTTATATTACGTTATACGCCGATTAATAAATTGGGGCTTGTTAATTAA
- a CDS encoding winged helix-turn-helix domain-containing protein: MIKLGIILLSGEVDFQNLELSSTGEIEFLEVDSNDFSMLQAIDGVIIVDEYQKSISKSCGLITQLRNYPKLLIWMYGKEISEVNRLIYLQLGVDGNITEKEKQELFLIVRNTIGRIKQSKKEKKECHLFKLHKKNQSILTAEGEEIGLTKLEFKALTHLYQQPGQALSYRELSQGIWGDDIEQYRPRLANIIFHLREKLEKEPYNFHVIKTVRSIGYKFVPPV; encoded by the coding sequence ATGATAAAGTTAGGAATAATTCTACTGTCTGGTGAAGTGGATTTTCAAAATTTAGAATTGTCCAGTACAGGAGAGATTGAATTTCTAGAAGTTGATAGTAACGATTTCTCAATGTTACAGGCTATAGATGGGGTTATTATTGTTGATGAATACCAAAAAAGTATTAGTAAAAGTTGTGGCTTGATTACGCAATTAAGAAATTATCCAAAACTTTTAATTTGGATGTATGGAAAAGAAATTTCTGAAGTAAATCGCCTAATTTATCTACAACTAGGAGTGGATGGGAATATTACTGAAAAAGAGAAACAAGAACTATTTTTAATAGTGCGTAATACTATCGGTAGAATTAAACAAAGTAAAAAGGAAAAAAAAGAATGTCATTTATTCAAATTGCACAAAAAAAATCAAAGTATTCTAACAGCTGAGGGAGAAGAGATTGGCTTGACAAAGCTAGAATTCAAAGCGCTGACTCATCTTTATCAGCAACCTGGACAAGCATTAAGTTATAGAGAATTATCCCAAGGGATTTGGGGAGATGATATTGAACAATATCGACCACGACTTGCTAATATTATTTTCCATCTAAGAGAAAAGTTAGAAAAAGAACCTTATAACTTTCATGTTATAAAAACGGTTAGAAGCATAGGCTACAAGTTTGTTCCTCCAGTATAA
- a CDS encoding helix-turn-helix domain-containing protein codes for MKEFLNKSDNNKVMVLDYLIRTSKEVLVTELVSETKLSNSTINHILYSFKENTYIKKENIQWNYNEAGKLHSVRIIDTSMIDASFFYLKKSLLFITIKELFEAGYINRVKICDKYFISSSTFSRVRQRLSEILSSFDLELTRENTLEGEEYKIRNFYFLFFSNACSKWLFSKEAYSTLEASLKSDFLNSLNFDPSQKGLVRLFMHICNTRNAQKHYVPEVTSIKIKGKGKLQKIFLDIYQYLNSYFPFYENIVEEAKFIFVFCTRHQIIKIDLMIEDEITFETKDIEYFDYVKNYLVDAVLIHFFDGDEQWYKMINFEITTFLLFAYTSFSDARRFLYNYDNDNYENKNNYEKQIYNRVIEILNNMEQDLLWSFFGIALNEFDKKSGMYNKLFVLVYSFLSKQEMNKVSREKVIVYVQNSRVYTGEIIKAKIKKMFSDKVEIASVYSTKIDLFVTDKEYDDQISFPKIVYITTFYDTQAMDKLYNEIFLEITKQMNNELL; via the coding sequence ATGAAGGAGTTCTTGAATAAATCAGATAATAATAAAGTGATGGTACTTGATTACTTAATCCGAACGTCAAAAGAGGTATTGGTAACGGAACTTGTTTCCGAAACAAAGCTTTCGAATAGCACAATTAATCATATCCTATACTCTTTTAAAGAAAATACATACATAAAAAAAGAAAATATACAATGGAATTATAATGAAGCTGGAAAACTACATTCTGTGAGAATCATCGATACTTCAATGATTGATGCTTCCTTTTTCTATCTAAAAAAATCGTTATTATTTATTACCATAAAAGAGTTATTTGAAGCAGGGTATATTAATAGAGTGAAAATATGTGATAAGTACTTTATAAGTTCTTCAACATTTTCAAGAGTAAGACAAAGGCTTTCTGAAATTTTATCATCATTTGATCTCGAATTAACAAGAGAAAATACTCTTGAAGGAGAAGAATACAAAATTAGGAACTTCTATTTTTTATTTTTTTCCAATGCGTGTTCTAAGTGGCTCTTTTCTAAAGAAGCTTATAGTACGTTAGAGGCTTCTTTAAAATCTGACTTTTTAAACTCTTTAAATTTTGATCCTTCACAAAAAGGTTTAGTCCGTTTGTTTATGCATATCTGTAATACAAGAAATGCGCAAAAGCACTATGTACCCGAGGTTACTTCTATTAAAATCAAAGGGAAAGGCAAATTACAAAAAATATTTCTGGATATTTACCAATATTTAAATAGCTATTTTCCTTTTTATGAAAATATAGTAGAGGAAGCAAAATTCATTTTTGTATTTTGTACACGTCATCAAATTATTAAAATCGATTTAATGATAGAAGATGAAATTACGTTTGAGACGAAAGATATCGAATACTTTGATTATGTAAAAAATTATTTAGTGGATGCTGTGCTTATTCATTTTTTTGATGGAGATGAACAGTGGTATAAAATGATAAATTTTGAGATCACTACTTTTCTACTCTTTGCATACACTAGTTTTTCAGATGCAAGAAGATTTCTATATAATTATGACAATGATAATTATGAAAATAAGAACAATTATGAAAAGCAAATTTACAATAGGGTTATTGAGATACTGAATAATATGGAACAAGACTTATTATGGAGCTTCTTCGGTATTGCGCTGAATGAGTTCGATAAAAAAAGTGGGATGTATAATAAATTATTTGTTTTAGTTTATAGTTTTTTGTCGAAACAAGAGATGAACAAAGTCAGTAGAGAAAAAGTGATAGTTTATGTTCAGAATTCTAGAGTGTATACAGGAGAGATTATAAAGGCCAAAATAAAGAAAATGTTTTCGGATAAAGTAGAGATCGCCTCGGTATATTCAACAAAAATTGATCTATTTGTCACAGACAAAGAATACGATGATCAGATAAGTTTTCCTAAAATAGTTTATATTACTACATTTTATGATACTCAAGCGATGGACAAACTTTACAATGAAATTTTTTTAGAAATTACTAAGCAAATGAATAATGAACTTCTATAA
- a CDS encoding WxL domain-containing protein, whose translation MKRFIESLVLLFLTICLFPVISFAEQANGTRGTGTIQFEKGSGDDNAIYDPERPEVAVDPGESPKTTGALRIDFVPTLNFSANSIKKGKNSTVYSANAQLFHDETPARGSFIQISDYRGNAGGWTLQMRQETQFSNHETLNNMLNGAVISFDKSWASSAWPNTTVPNVQKDVIKIENIGDTYNLAEAQKDTGEGSWAIVFGASQDNPKSMPSTLKPKVDKKGNPVTDQAFENKPIQENSAISIEIPNETKIDPVTYQTEITWILSELP comes from the coding sequence GTGAAACGTTTTATAGAATCGTTAGTACTCCTTTTTCTTACCATTTGCTTATTTCCAGTAATTAGTTTTGCTGAACAAGCAAATGGAACAAGAGGAACAGGGACCATTCAATTTGAAAAAGGATCAGGTGATGATAATGCCATATATGATCCAGAGCGACCCGAAGTAGCTGTAGATCCTGGAGAAAGTCCTAAAACAACAGGTGCATTAAGAATTGATTTTGTACCTACATTGAATTTTAGCGCAAACTCTATAAAAAAAGGGAAAAACAGTACGGTTTATTCTGCTAATGCACAATTGTTCCATGATGAAACACCTGCTAGAGGAAGTTTTATTCAAATCTCTGATTATCGGGGAAATGCTGGCGGTTGGACATTACAGATGAGACAAGAAACGCAATTTTCAAATCACGAAACATTAAATAATATGCTCAACGGAGCAGTGATTTCATTTGATAAATCGTGGGCAAGCTCTGCTTGGCCGAATACAACTGTCCCAAATGTTCAAAAGGATGTAATAAAAATCGAAAACATTGGTGATACGTATAATCTGGCAGAAGCTCAGAAAGATACTGGTGAAGGTTCATGGGCGATTGTCTTTGGTGCATCACAAGATAATCCAAAAAGCATGCCCTCTACACTAAAACCAAAAGTAGATAAAAAAGGTAACCCAGTAACAGATCAAGCATTCGAAAATAAGCCTATTCAAGAAAATAGCGCTATTTCTATTGAAATACCGAATGAAACAAAAATCGATCCCGTTACGTATCAAACTGAGATAACTTGGATTTTATCCGAGTTACCATAA
- the lepB gene encoding signal peptidase I: MKKKVSDNEKRNRDLNKKHPHKTAKRTVKSKQNSRKKLIISKQKKQRKKRKLMFLSELLFTFLIVTSLLYILSFFTFTTAKVTGYGMTHSINNNERVLVDRLAPIKRFALIYFRVPGVKETSVRRIIGLPGEKLAYINDELYINDALVAERFLANELVNAKRDNYMYTEDFSLDIWKNNSRVPKGHYFVLGDNRPFSSDSRYYGYIDEKDVIGVVTYRLLPLHRATKF; the protein is encoded by the coding sequence ATGAAGAAAAAAGTTTCTGATAACGAAAAAAGAAACCGTGATCTCAACAAAAAGCATCCCCATAAAACAGCAAAAAGAACAGTTAAAAGTAAACAAAACTCACGAAAAAAACTCATAATTTCTAAACAAAAGAAGCAGAGAAAAAAAAGAAAGCTTATGTTTCTTTCAGAGCTGTTATTTACATTTTTGATTGTAACTAGCTTATTGTACATACTGTCATTTTTTACCTTTACAACGGCTAAAGTAACTGGCTATGGCATGACACATAGCATAAATAATAATGAGCGTGTGTTGGTTGATCGTCTTGCACCAATAAAACGATTTGCTCTCATTTATTTTCGTGTTCCAGGAGTCAAAGAAACCTCTGTCAGACGAATTATCGGATTACCTGGAGAAAAGTTAGCATACATAAACGATGAGTTATATATAAATGATGCGTTAGTAGCGGAACGTTTTTTAGCAAATGAATTGGTAAATGCTAAAAGGGATAACTATATGTATACTGAGGATTTTAGTTTAGATATATGGAAAAATAACAGCCGAGTTCCCAAAGGACACTATTTTGTTCTAGGGGATAACCGGCCTTTTTCATCTGATAGTCGTTATTATGGCTATATTGATGAAAAAGACGTTATCGGGGTTGTTACGTATCGCTTGCTACCGCTACATAGAGCCACAAAATTTTAA
- a CDS encoding pectate lyase-like adhesive domain-containing protein, giving the protein MKKIKISLVLLAGLVSAVYLYQTSEIKANDESNRISEEVDGSKGVELDAKSASLLADEYPRDENGDIPLDYKESAEVDTTKIPASQIKDIRNDADLQAAFKDPNIVVFNIVADFAITESTGDANYVTSSAAWNPTGNRTIVIEGNNHIVDFRGRAFRTSNGAWDITLQNLTMYSRHYYGVVTTRFATTANQNLSTITYHNIQHTGSQLLRADDTPVKFSGNVSTSLVASYVSPFGGAAFATQSFTTQQNLEVGNAVALAGTTLKLVAGNVGSTDIKAGGTFEVSPNANVTIDNTASTGTTTGELAEALLISGNLDMKEQSKLLVKTVRPYSAVHLASAGSFLKIARKANLDINALANTQNDGANRNVIRLGTSAMLSVGEEGKLSVSSTYTGAGTGSIIYADNSATFTVAKKGTFSVESDGTGSKSLVRMGTNAKFQFSDAEQVDMKFIGTPNAASSLVEMSGSAGYFDVDVQRVKQWNRGSLGEEPSYDWSPMFGMRLPYSARVINNGSIQARSTSSAVRTNFMNYFNTGPTKGISGAQRILFEYIPDVDVSFDSVSNDLITDISSTTVKGVTNPDAYVRISYYPPANGKQITIENTIPSPVEKLPGEVWDNQNSPFTVKGVGGVGGVAATYSYTLPNNQHFEAGGIIAVYAFKEGKDAMIGQIVLDKTPPTGESVEYHAKSGDTAPTPDKLVKNPADTNPATPAFKYEFAEENSAADIASLMSEQGEHDIYVYLLDGATDTAGKPVPNRTKIKSKLVIHDSADFIEGNPITAKSSEIKTMTQKELSDLILQRSKAVASSIKDGRLVDLTDNIEITDFGGLSVASTEGVFTVHLTVKASTAGIPADISAPIQVFIQNDDTEISKDEKYALSAYNFNVAAKDYPTTAEGILSMIRDQETGGKLQLKQLLPAPAVDMDISEIQIDTSNLPAPKTAGATVPAGTYSVPLSYGLGDSAVTKTINVTVIKSEDQIMIDFVDEKGQPIPDITSVTIIGNIGDKVNLKENKDIQTTLESIFAKRYVLDQAPVDEDAVEIKEGGTKVKYVFKGTLSIASIPNKIDFGLNKFKDKNVRVESPNFEQPLTVWDNRANLTNWTLTAKVTKVLTNIGDEKTKLPDAIRYNDGTDNEIILGLDDPQPIVNNHHTTAGLFDVNANVWKDNKGLKLDVKAIDIIKLGEYQGEITWEIAETP; this is encoded by the coding sequence ATGAAAAAAATAAAAATCAGCTTAGTACTATTAGCTGGACTAGTATCAGCCGTTTATTTGTATCAGACAAGTGAGATTAAGGCGAATGATGAATCTAATAGAATTTCTGAAGAAGTGGATGGTAGTAAGGGAGTAGAGCTAGATGCAAAATCTGCTTCATTATTAGCTGATGAATATCCAAGAGATGAAAACGGAGATATCCCATTAGATTATAAAGAATCTGCTGAAGTTGATACAACAAAAATCCCAGCTTCTCAAATAAAAGATATTCGTAATGATGCAGATCTCCAAGCTGCTTTTAAGGATCCAAATATTGTTGTATTCAATATTGTAGCAGATTTTGCAATCACTGAATCTACTGGTGACGCAAACTATGTGACAAGTTCTGCTGCCTGGAACCCAACTGGAAATCGAACCATTGTCATTGAAGGGAACAACCACATTGTTGATTTTCGTGGAAGAGCTTTTAGAACAAGTAACGGTGCTTGGGATATAACGTTGCAAAATTTAACAATGTATTCCCGTCATTATTATGGAGTGGTAACTACAAGGTTTGCTACTACTGCTAACCAGAACCTTTCAACGATTACTTATCATAATATTCAGCATACGGGTTCTCAATTGCTAAGAGCAGATGATACCCCAGTTAAATTTTCTGGGAACGTATCAACTAGTTTAGTGGCATCCTATGTTTCACCTTTTGGAGGAGCAGCTTTTGCAACACAATCTTTTACTACTCAGCAAAATTTAGAAGTTGGAAATGCAGTTGCTTTGGCTGGAACAACGTTGAAGCTAGTAGCAGGTAATGTTGGTAGTACTGATATCAAGGCAGGAGGTACTTTTGAAGTAAGTCCGAATGCTAATGTAACAATCGACAATACAGCTTCAACGGGGACTACTACAGGAGAATTAGCAGAAGCATTGTTGATCTCTGGAAATCTGGATATGAAAGAACAATCCAAGCTGTTAGTTAAAACGGTCAGACCTTATTCAGCAGTACATTTGGCATCAGCAGGAAGCTTTTTAAAAATTGCAAGAAAAGCAAATCTTGATATAAACGCATTAGCAAATACACAAAATGACGGTGCGAACAGAAATGTTATTCGTTTAGGAACGAGCGCTATGTTATCTGTAGGAGAGGAAGGGAAACTATCAGTTTCTTCTACTTATACCGGAGCAGGAACTGGCTCTATTATTTATGCAGATAACTCTGCAACATTTACAGTAGCGAAGAAAGGAACCTTCTCTGTTGAAAGTGATGGAACCGGCTCAAAATCTTTAGTTCGTATGGGAACCAATGCAAAATTTCAATTTAGTGATGCTGAGCAAGTAGATATGAAATTTATTGGTACACCAAATGCAGCATCTTCTCTTGTTGAAATGAGTGGAAGTGCAGGTTATTTTGATGTTGACGTTCAGCGAGTAAAGCAATGGAATCGAGGGAGTTTAGGGGAAGAACCTAGCTATGATTGGTCCCCAATGTTTGGAATGCGCCTACCTTATAGTGCCCGCGTTATTAACAATGGCAGTATCCAAGCACGTTCTACAAGTTCTGCTGTGAGAACAAATTTTATGAACTATTTTAATACTGGTCCTACAAAAGGGATATCAGGAGCACAGCGTATATTATTTGAATATATTCCAGACGTAGATGTATCTTTTGATAGTGTATCCAATGATTTGATTACAGATATCAGCTCTACAACTGTCAAAGGAGTAACCAATCCAGATGCCTATGTTCGGATCAGCTATTATCCACCTGCAAATGGTAAACAGATAACCATTGAAAATACAATACCTAGCCCAGTTGAAAAACTACCTGGAGAAGTATGGGATAACCAAAATTCTCCGTTTACTGTGAAGGGAGTTGGCGGTGTAGGTGGTGTTGCAGCAACTTATAGCTATACATTACCAAATAATCAACACTTTGAAGCCGGCGGTATTATAGCAGTTTACGCTTTTAAAGAAGGTAAAGATGCAATGATTGGGCAAATAGTTCTTGATAAAACACCTCCAACTGGAGAGTCAGTAGAGTACCATGCTAAATCAGGAGATACTGCGCCAACCCCAGATAAACTTGTTAAAAATCCAGCAGATACAAACCCTGCTACTCCTGCATTCAAGTATGAATTTGCAGAAGAAAATTCAGCAGCTGATATTGCATCATTGATGAGTGAGCAAGGCGAACATGATATTTATGTTTATCTTTTAGATGGAGCGACCGATACTGCTGGAAAGCCAGTGCCTAACAGAACGAAGATAAAATCTAAACTAGTTATTCATGATAGTGCAGATTTTATTGAAGGCAATCCTATAACGGCAAAATCTTCAGAAATAAAGACAATGACCCAAAAAGAATTGTCTGATTTAATTCTACAAAGAAGTAAGGCTGTTGCGTCTAGTATTAAAGATGGTCGTTTAGTTGACCTAACAGATAACATTGAAATCACTGATTTTGGTGGTTTGTCTGTTGCTTCCACTGAGGGTGTATTTACAGTTCACTTAACGGTAAAAGCAAGTACAGCAGGCATTCCAGCAGATATTTCAGCGCCAATTCAAGTCTTTATTCAAAATGATGATACTGAAATATCTAAAGATGAAAAATATGCATTAAGTGCCTATAACTTCAATGTTGCGGCTAAAGACTATCCAACAACTGCCGAAGGTATCTTATCAATGATCCGTGACCAAGAAACAGGCGGAAAGTTACAGTTGAAACAATTGTTACCAGCTCCAGCAGTTGATATGGATATTTCTGAAATTCAAATCGACACAAGCAATTTGCCAGCACCGAAAACAGCAGGAGCAACAGTTCCAGCTGGAACATATTCAGTTCCACTTTCTTATGGTTTAGGAGACTCAGCTGTTACAAAAACAATTAACGTAACTGTGATAAAAAGTGAAGACCAGATCATGATTGACTTTGTTGATGAAAAAGGACAGCCAATTCCTGATATAACCTCTGTCACCATCATTGGAAATATTGGAGATAAAGTTAATTTGAAAGAAAACAAAGACATTCAAACCACACTTGAATCAATCTTTGCTAAAAGATATGTGTTGGATCAAGCGCCAGTTGATGAAGATGCTGTCGAAATCAAAGAAGGTGGCACAAAGGTTAAATATGTGTTCAAAGGGACATTATCAATTGCTTCGATCCCAAATAAAATCGATTTTGGATTGAATAAATTTAAGGATAAAAATGTCCGTGTTGAATCACCAAACTTTGAGCAACCATTAACGGTTTGGGATAATCGAGCTAATTTAACCAATTGGACTTTAACAGCTAAAGTCACTAAAGTACTGACAAATATTGGCGATGAGAAAACAAAATTGCCAGATGCTATCCGTTATAACGACGGTACGGACAATGAAATTATTTTAGGGTTGGATGATCCGCAGCCGATTGTTAACAATCACCATACGACGGCAGGGCTATTTGATGTCAACGCGAATGTTTGGAAAGATAATAAGGGACTAAAACTTGATGTAAAAGCTATTGACATTATAAAACTAGGTGAATATCAAGGCGAAATCACTTGGGAAATAGCTGAAACACCATAG
- a CDS encoding LPXTG cell wall anchor domain-containing protein: MKKKKIFIIVLTAVAFWAISLVVPALAYASENGGAVQTNGVISFYDEDSTTSPSSSQQKDNPQLVEKPKGRYPSTGELVKKSLSLSGIILLLAAIILFFWTRKKSKKGDVGQ; this comes from the coding sequence ATGAAAAAGAAAAAAATATTTATTATCGTTCTCACTGCTGTTGCTTTTTGGGCTATTTCATTAGTTGTACCAGCACTTGCTTACGCATCTGAAAATGGCGGAGCAGTTCAAACAAATGGAGTTATCAGCTTTTATGATGAAGATAGCACTACATCACCAAGTAGCTCCCAACAAAAAGATAATCCACAATTGGTTGAAAAACCTAAAGGAAGATATCCTTCTACAGGAGAATTAGTGAAAAAAAGTCTCTCCCTAAGTGGAATTATCCTGTTGCTTGCTGCGATCATTCTCTTTTTTTGGACACGTAAAAAGTCTAAGAAAGGAGATGTAGGTCAGTGA